From one Aeropyrum camini SY1 = JCM 12091 genomic stretch:
- a CDS encoding endonuclease III domain-containing protein — protein MGRRSIRERISGEELLRLLRRSLRVDWREYVALVAYELDGNPFAVLAAIILSQNTSDKNSIRAYERLRRTIGVTPEAILRASYNDLVETIREAGLPRQKASALKALAEAVIEWGGEKYLLEAPPGELRERLMSIRGIGPKTADVFLSLVRKAPGVFAVDTHAARIARRWGLVGEKAGYDEVSRALYSYFGPDNSEEAHRLIIALGRTYCKARKPRCRECPLRSVCPSAQ, from the coding sequence TTGGGAAGGCGCTCCATAAGAGAAAGGATAAGCGGTGAAGAGCTGTTAAGGCTCCTCCGCAGATCCCTCAGGGTTGATTGGAGGGAGTACGTTGCTCTCGTGGCCTACGAGCTTGACGGCAACCCATTCGCTGTACTCGCCGCCATAATATTGAGTCAGAACACCAGCGACAAGAACAGTATAAGGGCTTATGAGAGGCTCCGCCGCACTATAGGAGTTACACCCGAGGCTATTCTAAGGGCTAGCTACAACGATCTAGTCGAGACTATAAGGGAGGCGGGCCTGCCTAGGCAGAAGGCCTCTGCTCTCAAGGCTCTCGCCGAGGCTGTTATCGAATGGGGAGGGGAAAAGTATCTTCTCGAGGCGCCTCCAGGAGAGTTGAGGGAAAGGCTAATGTCTATACGGGGCATAGGGCCTAAGACTGCAGACGTTTTCCTGAGCCTAGTGAGGAAGGCGCCAGGCGTTTTCGCGGTAGATACTCACGCAGCCAGAATAGCGAGGAGGTGGGGCTTGGTAGGTGAGAAAGCTGGGTATGATGAGGTCTCCCGGGCACTCTACAGCTACTTCGGCCCGGATAATAGCGAGGAAGCCCACAGACTTATCATAGCCCTTGGCAGAACCTACTGTAAAGCCAGGAAGCCGAGGTGCAGAGAATGCCCGCTGAGGAGCGTGTGCCCGAGTGCCCAATAG
- a CDS encoding gamma-glutamyltransferase family protein — translation MVRAWAESLGGVVASEETIASSIGSKILSSGGNAVDAAVATSLALAVLIPHLGGVGGDFFMLYRTPEGNVFFVNGSGFAPRRLTRDEVLGRGLKDIPESGPLSSTTPGYLAGLYHSWRSFGTMEWTDLVRPARLLASKGFPLPSSTARSLKLRRECLESDPGSREAVLNALPHQEGAPARLPGLSALLTGVEDDPLYLYRGEPAEALEEYMASVGGVIGVEDLAETRGFIADPLISEYRGWKIWEMPPNTQGVTTLHLLMLLEDIELAEPISPQRINVLANLARRVYSIRDKYVGDPRYMPIDPQSLARKETLLRLLGGEEASPARSAGDTTFFAVADGEGGIVAGIQSLFYPWGSCVTEPRFQITLNNRARGFTLKEGLPSTLRPRALPLHTLSAVIMEREDRAFALGASGGHLRPQQHALFVTNIVDYGMSAFDAINAPRAVWDPGRDEILCENGFACQQGWRKVERIGVANAVETVGRVKRGYTDSRGDGLPAAAP, via the coding sequence GTGGTTAGGGCTTGGGCTGAATCGCTAGGAGGCGTGGTTGCGAGCGAGGAGACTATCGCTAGCTCGATAGGCTCAAAAATACTTTCCTCCGGAGGTAACGCGGTCGACGCTGCTGTAGCCACCTCACTTGCCCTAGCCGTACTGATCCCCCACCTGGGAGGGGTGGGAGGCGACTTCTTCATGCTCTACCGTACACCCGAGGGGAACGTGTTTTTCGTTAACGGAAGCGGCTTCGCGCCGAGAAGGCTGACCAGAGACGAGGTTCTCGGTAGAGGGTTGAAGGATATACCAGAGTCAGGCCCCCTATCATCCACAACACCAGGCTACCTAGCAGGGCTTTACCACTCCTGGAGGAGCTTCGGCACAATGGAATGGACCGACCTCGTTAGGCCCGCCAGGCTACTGGCCTCAAAAGGCTTCCCCCTACCATCCTCGACAGCCAGGTCGCTAAAGCTTAGAAGGGAGTGTCTCGAATCCGATCCCGGAAGTAGGGAAGCCGTGCTAAACGCCCTACCCCATCAGGAGGGCGCTCCAGCCCGCTTACCAGGATTATCGGCACTGCTTACAGGAGTTGAAGATGACCCCCTCTACCTCTACCGGGGAGAGCCAGCCGAGGCTCTCGAAGAGTACATGGCCTCTGTCGGCGGGGTAATAGGTGTAGAAGACCTGGCGGAGACACGGGGGTTCATAGCGGATCCCCTCATCTCCGAGTATAGAGGCTGGAAAATCTGGGAGATGCCACCCAACACCCAAGGCGTCACAACACTCCACCTCCTAATGCTCCTCGAAGATATAGAGCTAGCGGAACCTATCTCCCCCCAGAGGATTAATGTCCTGGCAAACCTCGCTAGAAGAGTTTACAGCATCCGCGACAAGTACGTCGGGGATCCCAGGTACATGCCCATAGACCCCCAAAGCCTGGCTAGGAAGGAAACACTCCTTAGGCTTCTAGGCGGCGAGGAAGCTTCTCCGGCGAGGAGTGCTGGCGATACTACCTTCTTCGCCGTCGCCGACGGAGAGGGGGGCATAGTGGCTGGTATACAAAGCCTCTTCTACCCATGGGGTAGCTGTGTTACTGAGCCTAGGTTCCAGATCACACTTAATAACCGCGCTAGGGGGTTCACGCTGAAGGAGGGGCTTCCAAGCACGCTGAGGCCAAGAGCACTTCCGCTCCACACCCTCTCAGCTGTGATCATGGAGCGTGAAGACAGGGCTTTTGCCCTGGGCGCCAGCGGTGGCCACCTAAGGCCCCAGCAACACGCCCTATTCGTCACTAACATAGTGGACTACGGTATGAGCGCGTTCGATGCTATTAACGCTCCAAGAGCGGTTTGGGACCCAGGCAGGGATGAGATACTGTGTGAGAACGGGTTCGCATGCCAGCAAGGCTGGCGGAAAGTTGAGCGTATAGGTGTTGCGAATGCGGTAGAGACCGTTGGGAGAGTTAAGAGAGGCTATACGGACTCGAGAGGCGACGGCTTGCCTGCCGCTGCACCTTAG
- a CDS encoding universal stress protein: MARVLEHILLPLDLSEVSKPLALSVAELASRYKSRVTLLHVIEEAMVIHVAGGYDVASLIRSIENNARKRMEEIRKLMEEKGVSVVVHEDVPMGNPGAIISEVAEEVGATEIVMGSKGLGIFRILPLGSTVRETIKISRKPVLRLKTYKEDGQVKVAYNTRLFRKILLGVDRNTSKSMIDYAVNAASIDDGKVVLAHVIEPPLEEPAYEVKNVFKYGEKAGEENGVEVEIVVARGRPDKMLTAIATQMEASSILVGRTVEKRLSELILGSTLDRLLAICELPLMVYPL, translated from the coding sequence TTGGCAAGAGTTTTAGAGCATATCCTTTTACCCCTTGACCTGTCAGAAGTCTCTAAGCCCCTGGCCCTCTCGGTTGCAGAACTCGCGTCTAGATATAAATCGAGGGTGACTCTCCTCCACGTTATAGAGGAGGCCATGGTGATACATGTTGCTGGTGGCTATGACGTAGCGAGCCTCATACGCTCTATTGAGAATAATGCCAGGAAGAGGATGGAAGAGATTAGGAAGCTGATGGAGGAGAAGGGTGTGAGTGTTGTTGTGCATGAAGACGTTCCTATGGGCAACCCTGGAGCCATTATCAGCGAGGTAGCCGAGGAGGTGGGTGCAACCGAGATAGTCATGGGCAGCAAAGGCCTCGGCATCTTCAGAATATTACCCCTGGGCTCTACGGTGCGGGAGACAATAAAAATATCTAGAAAACCCGTGTTGAGGCTTAAGACCTACAAGGAGGATGGCCAGGTTAAGGTAGCATACAATACCAGACTATTTAGAAAGATCCTTCTGGGCGTTGACAGGAACACCTCTAAATCCATGATTGACTATGCCGTGAACGCCGCCTCCATAGACGACGGCAAGGTAGTACTAGCTCACGTAATAGAGCCTCCCCTGGAGGAGCCAGCCTACGAGGTTAAAAACGTCTTTAAATATGGGGAGAAGGCGGGGGAAGAGAATGGTGTAGAAGTAGAGATAGTAGTTGCCCGTGGTAGGCCCGATAAAATGCTAACAGCAATAGCAACGCAGATGGAGGCGAGTAGCATTCTTGTAGGCAGGACTGTGGAGAAGAGGCTTAGCGAGCTAATACTGGGTTCTACGCTAGACAGGCTTCTAGCAATATGTGAGTTGCCCCTAATGGTATACCCCCTATAA
- a CDS encoding archaemetzincin family Zn-dependent metalloprotease, whose protein sequence is MEDGLTFLLLPVGFQADNLTRLARRASENTPVPSVWLVSTDPLEPPVEAYDWERMQFNAVKVNEHIHSILRDYTEDGILVIGIVDADGYVDGYNFVFGLASPSLGVATVFTFRLKTGDSGVYEERLLKEVLHEAGHLLGLGHCSDRKCVMSFSRSVEEVDGKTPHFCSSCRAKLLSRYGGL, encoded by the coding sequence TTGGAAGATGGCCTGACCTTTCTGCTTTTGCCCGTCGGCTTCCAAGCGGACAACCTAACTAGGCTTGCGAGGAGAGCGAGTGAAAACACGCCAGTACCTTCGGTCTGGCTCGTCTCCACCGATCCCTTGGAACCGCCTGTAGAGGCTTACGACTGGGAGCGAATGCAGTTTAACGCTGTAAAGGTCAATGAGCATATTCACAGTATCTTGAGGGATTATACTGAGGATGGTATCCTGGTAATAGGTATTGTTGATGCAGACGGGTATGTGGACGGTTATAACTTCGTGTTCGGCCTAGCCAGTCCTAGCCTAGGTGTGGCTACCGTGTTCACTTTTAGACTGAAAACTGGGGATAGTGGTGTCTACGAGGAGAGGCTGCTTAAAGAGGTGCTACACGAGGCAGGCCATCTTCTCGGTCTCGGCCACTGCAGCGATAGGAAGTGTGTTATGAGCTTCAGCAGGAGTGTGGAGGAGGTCGATGGCAAAACGCCCCACTTCTGCAGCTCATGTAGAGCAAAGCTCTTAAGTAGGTATGGAGGCCTCTAG
- a CDS encoding TrmB family transcriptional regulator, protein MGGKSEEDLVSLLQRSFRLTAYEAKIYLALLKGASSPKEASAMSGVPLPRVYDVIRVLESKGLAVPSSEGWYRYVPPRAAAVAEIARIEEESRSRALKVIEAAELLEREVASRERASEPLYLDSPYQAISLAVDALRDSGFVYITIIHVLYEHSSVVEAVASEAVKLGKETVILVSNPSEGLDFKVGVEDVELVRLELPLPDSIVTSGRAIFLFPGGTTGMKGVAVSDEDYVGLLVDTIRRAVKKYRGS, encoded by the coding sequence TTGGGGGGAAAGAGCGAGGAGGACCTGGTTTCCCTGCTCCAGAGGAGCTTCAGGTTAACCGCCTATGAGGCAAAAATATATCTCGCACTACTTAAGGGAGCCTCTTCTCCTAAAGAAGCCAGTGCCATGAGTGGTGTACCCCTGCCGAGAGTGTATGATGTTATACGTGTCCTCGAGTCTAAGGGCCTCGCAGTACCCTCTAGCGAAGGATGGTACAGGTACGTTCCTCCCAGGGCGGCCGCCGTTGCAGAGATAGCTAGGATAGAAGAGGAGTCTAGGAGCAGAGCGCTGAAAGTCATAGAGGCTGCTGAGCTGCTTGAGAGGGAGGTTGCCTCTAGGGAGAGAGCTTCCGAGCCTCTCTACCTAGACAGCCCATATCAGGCGATAAGCCTCGCTGTGGATGCTCTGCGGGATAGCGGTTTCGTCTACATAACTATAATCCATGTTCTCTACGAGCATAGTAGCGTAGTGGAGGCTGTTGCTTCCGAGGCCGTTAAGCTTGGTAAAGAAACTGTAATACTCGTCTCCAACCCATCAGAGGGCCTAGACTTCAAGGTGGGCGTTGAGGACGTCGAGCTCGTCAGGCTAGAACTCCCGCTCCCCGATTCCATAGTCACCTCTGGCCGTGCGATCTTCTTGTTCCCAGGAGGTACTACTGGGATGAAAGGGGTGGCTGTAAGTGACGAGGACTATGTGGGTCTTCTAGTCGATACGATTAGAAGAGCGGTTAAGAAATATCGAGGCTCCTAA
- a CDS encoding ArsR family transcriptional regulator, producing the protein MVKLEDIISSRGKLKILKVLFRRGQANVTMIVRETGLHHRLVSKHIEELKAANIVGERRYGRLRIIYINYGEPKARILRDIIRSLDIS; encoded by the coding sequence ATGGTTAAGCTAGAGGATATCATATCCAGCCGGGGAAAGCTCAAAATACTTAAAGTACTGTTCAGAAGAGGGCAGGCCAATGTAACTATGATAGTTAGGGAGACGGGCCTCCACCACAGGCTTGTCTCCAAGCATATAGAGGAGTTGAAGGCTGCAAACATAGTAGGGGAACGTCGCTACGGCCGCCTCAGGATAATATATATAAATTATGGAGAGCCTAAGGCGAGGATTCTTAGGGACATAATTAGGAGCCTCGATATTTCTTAA
- a CDS encoding class I SAM-dependent rRNA methyltransferase, whose translation MVEKVVVSGLGASKAARGSSIIYRKWVRGVTGLSSGDLVEVVDTSGRELACGLWEEDTPVAVRILHWGRCIDRSSEEALERALESAYQARVRSKWALDFNSYRLINSDGDRISGLIVDIYGDIAVVQSSSPAVDRHLNFLARAIRRLTGALHVYEKSVQRSRLDIGLEPRRRWLIGGKREVVIEEGPARFYVDVVRGQKTGFFLDQRINRLEISRIAWQGDKVLDVFSYTGGFGIHALLSGASKAVFIEEDEYAVKTLRKNLRLNGLDEGKTFILNTSVWKLIKSGQPDETFDLVTVDPPAFIQKPGAEAKRRGLRAYRASYLYALERATDGATVYLSSCSYFLTREDFISLAGEVASILKTEYRIMGDVRGASPDHVFRGEEYLSYLKGVFIHIDGRSS comes from the coding sequence ATGGTTGAGAAGGTCGTTGTCTCGGGTCTAGGGGCTTCCAAGGCTGCCAGAGGATCGAGCATCATATATAGGAAGTGGGTCCGGGGGGTGACCGGGCTCTCCAGCGGTGATTTAGTGGAGGTTGTTGACACGAGTGGAAGGGAGCTGGCCTGCGGACTGTGGGAGGAAGACACGCCAGTAGCCGTGAGGATACTCCATTGGGGCAGGTGTATTGATAGGTCGTCTGAAGAGGCTCTTGAGCGCGCTCTCGAGTCCGCCTACCAAGCTAGAGTTAGGAGCAAGTGGGCTCTCGATTTCAATAGCTATAGGCTTATAAACAGCGACGGAGACAGAATCTCCGGGTTGATAGTTGATATCTACGGCGACATAGCGGTAGTTCAGTCTAGTAGCCCGGCTGTAGATAGGCATCTTAACTTCCTGGCGAGAGCCATACGCCGTCTTACCGGCGCCCTCCATGTCTACGAGAAGAGCGTCCAGAGGAGCAGGCTCGATATAGGGTTGGAGCCGAGGAGGAGATGGCTTATAGGGGGGAAGAGGGAGGTCGTGATTGAGGAAGGGCCGGCAAGATTCTACGTTGATGTAGTTCGAGGGCAAAAGACTGGTTTCTTCCTGGACCAGAGAATAAACAGGCTGGAGATCTCTCGTATAGCCTGGCAGGGTGATAAAGTCTTAGACGTCTTCTCCTACACGGGGGGCTTCGGCATACACGCCCTCCTGTCCGGGGCGTCTAAGGCGGTTTTCATAGAGGAGGACGAGTATGCGGTTAAGACATTACGAAAGAACCTTAGACTAAACGGCTTGGATGAGGGGAAGACGTTTATACTAAACACTAGTGTATGGAAGCTCATAAAGTCTGGACAGCCCGATGAAACATTCGATCTAGTTACTGTTGACCCCCCGGCATTCATACAGAAGCCGGGTGCAGAGGCTAAGAGAAGGGGGCTGAGAGCGTACAGAGCATCGTATCTTTACGCCCTAGAAAGGGCTACAGATGGGGCTACAGTCTATTTGAGTAGCTGTAGCTATTTCCTCACGAGAGAGGATTTTATCTCTCTAGCCGGGGAGGTTGCTTCCATTCTTAAAACAGAATATAGGATTATGGGCGACGTTAGGGGTGCTTCGCCGGACCACGTCTTCAGGGGTGAGGAGTATCTCAGCTACCTCAAGGGCGTGTTTATACATATAGACGGTAGGTCCTCCTAA
- the proC gene encoding pyrroline-5-carboxylate reductase, translated as MKNQSLPKGLRVAVLGVGKIGGAIVRSLLACGAVVTGTGRRRETIERISRLGAEATVDNRLAARVSDVVILSVKPYQLPRLLDEVRGVMEEKIVISVVAGVKLSTLNRALGGSYVYRSMPNINALIGRSTTAVAEYTGDKRASFVESILSCMGSVYWIPEEWMDVWTALVGSMPAYVAVMIDSLTLGGVSAGLPREVAFKAVVDTLSATAEHLGRRDIHPSVLRDEVTTPAGTTIEGLKVIEGEGVDAALIRTVEAAARRAAEIGEAIDREVRRSLNLG; from the coding sequence TTGAAGAACCAGTCTCTACCTAAGGGTTTGAGAGTAGCAGTGCTTGGAGTAGGGAAAATAGGCGGAGCGATCGTCAGGTCGCTTCTAGCCTGCGGAGCTGTCGTGACCGGTACAGGCAGGAGGAGGGAGACAATAGAGAGGATATCGCGCCTCGGCGCGGAGGCCACTGTAGATAACCGCCTTGCAGCCAGGGTTTCCGACGTAGTTATACTTAGCGTAAAACCTTATCAGCTACCCCGCCTCCTCGACGAGGTAAGAGGTGTGATGGAGGAAAAGATCGTTATAAGTGTAGTCGCGGGTGTAAAACTCTCTACGCTCAACAGAGCCCTGGGAGGAAGCTACGTCTATAGGTCAATGCCAAATATAAACGCGCTTATAGGTAGGAGTACCACGGCAGTCGCCGAGTACACGGGGGATAAGCGAGCCTCCTTTGTAGAATCTATACTCTCGTGTATGGGGAGCGTCTACTGGATACCGGAGGAGTGGATGGACGTATGGACAGCACTCGTCGGGAGCATGCCCGCGTATGTGGCGGTCATGATAGACTCCCTAACACTCGGCGGTGTATCGGCTGGACTACCAAGAGAGGTCGCCTTCAAGGCTGTAGTTGACACTCTAAGTGCTACTGCCGAACATCTAGGTAGACGCGATATCCACCCCTCAGTACTCAGAGATGAGGTCACTACACCGGCGGGTACAACTATAGAGGGTCTAAAGGTCATTGAGGGCGAGGGAGTTGATGCAGCCCTTATAAGAACGGTAGAGGCAGCTGCGAGGAGAGCCGCGGAGATCGGTGAAGCTATAGATAGAGAAGTGAGAAGGAGTCTCAACCTAGGATAA
- a CDS encoding Snf7 family protein — translation MGLESWAKKWSPPESTTETVGQKLRNFISPPPPIRNQIIQAVYRIQGQISKLDYSLAKLQSYDKMLFEKVVNSLVEGDKSKATMYANELAEVRKMAKVIITVRYALERVRLRLETAMVFGDVNATLAPAIVALKQVAGHLKGMMPDVFTELMEVDESLQAAMMQMTAHVPIALDNAYVSEEASKILKDASIVAEQRLKEHFPDLPSFEKVAAQGERTPEGNGK, via the coding sequence ATGGGCTTGGAGAGCTGGGCTAAAAAGTGGAGCCCGCCGGAGTCTACAACCGAGACCGTAGGGCAGAAGCTGAGGAACTTCATAAGCCCACCCCCACCCATAAGGAACCAGATAATACAGGCTGTCTACAGGATACAGGGTCAGATAAGCAAGCTAGACTACAGCCTTGCGAAGCTCCAGAGCTACGATAAGATGCTGTTCGAGAAAGTTGTCAACTCTCTAGTTGAGGGAGACAAGAGCAAGGCCACGATGTATGCTAACGAGCTGGCCGAAGTCAGGAAGATGGCCAAAGTGATAATAACTGTTAGGTACGCGCTCGAGAGGGTAAGGCTGAGGCTGGAGACAGCTATGGTGTTTGGAGACGTGAACGCCACGCTAGCCCCAGCCATAGTAGCGCTGAAACAGGTTGCGGGTCACCTGAAGGGAATGATGCCAGACGTGTTCACAGAGCTCATGGAGGTGGACGAGAGTCTCCAGGCCGCCATGATGCAGATGACAGCCCACGTGCCGATAGCTCTGGACAACGCCTACGTCTCTGAGGAGGCGAGCAAGATACTGAAGGACGCCAGCATAGTGGCCGAGCAGAGGCTCAAAGAGCACTTCCCCGACCTGCCGTCCTTCGAGAAGGTGGCAGCTCAGGGGGAGAGGACTCCGGAGGGCAATGGCAAGTAA
- a CDS encoding archease → MKCAGWRHEEHTADVLVVAYGRTLEEAFENAAQGVYEVITDTSRVSPKLRVEASTEGIDLENLLYRFVENLIAYTDSEGLVFGLFRVCKIDCGEDSCKIEASAWGEEFDPSRHEHRTIVKAMTYADMEIKKEEGCWKVQFVVDI, encoded by the coding sequence GTGAAGTGCGCCGGGTGGAGGCATGAGGAGCATACCGCCGATGTGCTTGTAGTTGCCTATGGAAGGACGCTTGAGGAGGCTTTCGAGAACGCAGCCCAAGGTGTGTACGAGGTTATCACCGACACCTCCCGGGTCTCTCCAAAGCTGAGGGTAGAAGCCAGTACGGAGGGCATCGACCTAGAGAACCTGCTATATAGATTTGTCGAGAACCTCATAGCCTACACAGACTCTGAAGGACTGGTTTTCGGCCTCTTCAGAGTTTGCAAGATTGACTGTGGGGAAGACTCGTGCAAGATTGAGGCGTCCGCTTGGGGCGAGGAGTTTGACCCCTCTAGGCACGAGCACAGGACGATTGTGAAAGCCATGACTTACGCCGACATGGAGATAAAGAAGGAGGAGGGATGCTGGAAGGTCCAGTTCGTTGTGGACATATAG
- a CDS encoding CdvA-like protein gives MSIKVDTFYGVIGSEVRDEYERVVGTLVSFSSNVDGEIQSIELKIVDRGIERIPGGRVKIVDGKIVIVPEWKYEATRVIEALERAYKRRRAVENIAKQSSIPSSIVENMKRQLTEEIKRLKLKAEEAKTRIKERIAEIDDEMLHIASATANLQMLYFSGEISDRSYTSGMNHLRRLNDSLEREKSDAKRVLDKLEKTYEAATNVLEAPSPSKPEGQKPLQAKGAKQGENKVPEKKDGELIVKIEEA, from the coding sequence GTGTCTATAAAGGTTGACACCTTCTACGGCGTTATAGGTAGCGAGGTTAGGGACGAGTATGAAAGGGTTGTTGGCACACTAGTCAGCTTCTCCAGCAACGTAGACGGGGAGATACAAAGCATTGAGCTTAAGATAGTGGACCGAGGTATAGAGAGGATACCTGGAGGCCGCGTCAAAATAGTTGATGGTAAGATAGTAATAGTTCCTGAGTGGAAGTACGAGGCAACCAGGGTCATAGAGGCTCTTGAAAGAGCTTACAAGAGGAGGAGGGCAGTTGAAAACATTGCCAAACAGAGCAGTATACCCTCCTCAATCGTGGAGAACATGAAGAGACAGCTGACCGAGGAGATAAAGAGGTTAAAGCTGAAGGCGGAGGAGGCGAAGACAAGGATAAAGGAGAGAATAGCAGAGATAGATGATGAAATGCTTCATATAGCAAGCGCTACTGCTAACCTGCAGATGCTCTACTTCAGCGGAGAGATAAGCGATAGAAGCTATACGAGCGGTATGAATCATCTCAGGCGGCTGAACGACTCGCTAGAAAGAGAAAAGAGCGACGCAAAAAGGGTTCTCGACAAGCTCGAGAAGACTTACGAGGCTGCTACGAACGTCCTCGAAGCGCCATCGCCTTCGAAGCCTGAAGGCCAGAAGCCCTTACAGGCTAAGGGCGCGAAGCAGGGCGAGAACAAGGTTCCCGAGAAGAAGGATGGAGAGTTAATAGTCAAGATAGAAGAAGCTTAG
- a CDS encoding Cdc6/Cdc18 family protein, with translation MLRHGLFKDRRVFDENYIPPELRVRREEAEALARIYLNRLVSGAGLSDVNMIYGSIGRVGIGKTTLAKFTAKRVSEAAGKEGLTVKQAYVNAFNAPNLYTILSLIVRQTGYPIQVRGAPALDILKALVDNLYVENHYLLVILDEFQSMLSSPRIASEDLYTLLRVHEEIPSRDGVNRIGFLLVASDVRALSYMREKIPQVESQIGFKLHLPAYKSRELYTILEQRAELGLRDTVWEPKHLELISDVYGEDKGGDGSARRAIVALKMACEMAEAMGRDGLSDDLVRKAVSENEAASIQTHELEALSIHELIILRLVAGAALEGMEWINAGLLRQRYEDASLSIYNVKPRGYTQYHIYLKHLTSLGLIDAKPSGRGMRGRTTLFRLAPHLPADRLIEVVDSIIQAKLASGFE, from the coding sequence GTGCTCAGGCACGGTCTTTTCAAGGATAGAAGGGTGTTCGACGAGAACTATATTCCCCCAGAGCTCAGGGTCCGTCGAGAAGAGGCTGAGGCGCTGGCTAGGATATACCTCAACAGGCTCGTCTCGGGAGCCGGATTATCTGATGTGAATATGATCTACGGCAGCATAGGTAGGGTTGGTATAGGAAAGACCACTCTGGCGAAATTTACCGCCAAACGCGTTTCTGAAGCGGCAGGTAAGGAGGGATTAACGGTTAAACAGGCGTATGTAAACGCCTTCAACGCGCCTAACCTTTACACGATACTCAGCCTCATAGTAAGGCAGACGGGCTATCCCATACAGGTGAGGGGTGCCCCGGCGCTGGACATTCTCAAGGCGCTAGTAGATAATCTATATGTAGAGAATCACTATCTCCTAGTCATACTGGACGAGTTCCAAAGCATGCTCAGCAGCCCACGGATAGCCTCAGAGGACCTCTACACTTTGCTCAGAGTCCACGAGGAAATACCCTCGAGAGACGGGGTGAACAGGATAGGCTTCCTGCTTGTAGCCAGCGATGTAAGGGCCCTAAGCTATATGAGGGAGAAGATACCGCAGGTCGAGTCTCAGATCGGCTTCAAACTACACCTACCCGCCTACAAGTCGCGGGAGCTCTACACTATATTGGAGCAGAGGGCTGAGCTAGGGCTTAGAGACACGGTATGGGAGCCGAAGCATCTAGAGCTGATAAGCGATGTTTACGGCGAGGATAAGGGTGGGGATGGTAGCGCGAGAAGGGCTATAGTGGCGTTGAAGATGGCGTGCGAAATGGCTGAGGCCATGGGGAGAGACGGTCTAAGCGATGACCTGGTGAGAAAGGCGGTCTCGGAGAATGAGGCAGCCAGCATACAAACCCACGAGCTCGAGGCTCTCAGCATACACGAGCTTATAATACTCAGGCTTGTCGCGGGAGCGGCGCTGGAGGGTATGGAATGGATAAACGCTGGACTCCTGAGGCAGCGCTATGAGGATGCCTCCCTTTCAATCTACAATGTAAAGCCGAGGGGCTATACCCAGTATCATATATATCTTAAGCACCTAACCTCCCTGGGCCTCATAGACGCCAAGCCTTCCGGTAGGGGGATGAGGGGTAGGACAACTCTCTTCAGGCTGGCACCCCATCTTCCAGCAGATAGGCTTATAGAGGTTGTGGACAGCATTATACAGGCTAAACTGGCCTCGGGCTTCGAATAG
- a CDS encoding metal-dependent transcriptional regulator: MVEDVSKGAAGYGREGRRSRILHYLMAIYILGGLPGGEYAKFIKISRLLNVSPSTVSIMTRRLQMKGLVELIPNTGVRLTEQGLKLLSNYLWKSGLLEVLLARAGVDIDNCRGMGLRMAEGLSDEDAWILYKVLGEPKYCPHKKPIIPPDKINSENARNIALCCGITILQIPNKK; encoded by the coding sequence ATGGTAGAGGACGTTAGCAAGGGTGCTGCGGGCTACGGTAGAGAAGGTAGGAGATCACGGATTCTACATTACCTCATGGCAATATACATCCTAGGAGGTCTGCCAGGAGGAGAGTACGCCAAGTTCATAAAAATATCCAGACTTCTCAATGTATCTCCCTCTACAGTTAGCATAATGACGAGACGGCTACAAATGAAAGGTCTCGTAGAGCTTATCCCTAACACGGGCGTTAGGCTCACTGAACAAGGGCTTAAGCTTCTTTCAAACTATCTCTGGAAGTCAGGCCTGCTCGAGGTCCTCCTGGCTAGAGCGGGTGTAGACATAGACAACTGTAGGGGTATGGGTCTAAGGATGGCTGAGGGGCTCTCTGACGAGGATGCTTGGATCCTATACAAAGTCTTAGGAGAGCCTAAATACTGTCCACATAAAAAGCCTATAATACCTCCTGATAAGATAAACTCGGAGAACGCACGCAATATAGCATTATGCTGTGGAATAACTATTTTACAAATACCCAACAAGAAATAA